CTTCGTCGGCGTTCTCGACTGCACCTCCATCAGTTTCGAGGGGCTTTCGCCGCGGGATCATGTTCGTGCGCTCGTACGAACACAGTACTTCGCCGGTTTCGGCGTCCTTCCCGCGGGTTCGCCAGGAGACGATGCCGTAGTTCGGGCGGGAACTCGAGGAGGCCTTGTTGACGACCTCGCTTTCGACGTGGAGTTCGGTTCCCGTGTAGACCGCGTCGGTCGGGAACCGGACGTCGGTGCGTCCGAGGAAGTAGCCGCCTTTCTCGCTCAAGTCCTCGACGGTGATGCCGAGGGTGGCGGCGGTGAGGTAGTCGGGGTGGACGGGAGGTTCCTCGAAGCCACGCGCCTCGGCGGCGTCCTGGCGCCAGTAGGCGGGGTCGTGGTTGAGCGTCTGGCTCATCCACGCTTCGTTGCCGTGGCGGGTGAGCGTCAGACCGGGGTCGTGGTCGATCACCTGGCCCTCCTCGAAGTCCTCGAAGCAGTTGCCCTTCGCTTTGGTCTCGGCCTGTTCAAGCGCCTGTGTGAACGTATCTGGATCTGTCCAATCAGTCATCTGCAGTCACCTCGTCTTCGATCTCGCGTCGCTCGCGTGCGCGGCGAGCGACCGTGCGGCGCATCTCGTTTTCGACGATCATGTAGCCTTCGTCGAAGCCCATGCCGGGTTTCGCGAGCACCTGTGCGGCGTTCGTCGCGAGCGCGACGTGAGCGCAGGCGCGTGCGGACGTCTCGGTCTCGTTGCAAGTGCCGCCGAGGTAGGCGCGGGTGTCGGTTCCGTCACAGTACTGGACGGCTCGGGCGCTGCGCTGGATGCCCCCGAGGTCCGGCGTCTTCACCTGGACCACGTCGGCGGCGCCCGCGTCGACGAACGCTTGCACGTCCGCGAAGGTGTTACACCACTCGTCGGCGACGAGGTCGACGCCGACGCCGGCCTCGGCGAGGCCATCACGTAGTTCACACATCGCCTCGATCTGTGCCTCGCGATCGCCGACGTCCATCGGGCCCTCGATCTGGATCGGCAGGGGGCCAGCGGCGTCCTCGAGTGCGGCGAAGTAGTCGACGACCTCGGGGCGGTCGTACGGCGCACTGAAGATCTCGCCGATCATGCCGTAGACGTCGATGTGGAGACGGGGCTCGTAGCCGTCGGGGCCGAGTTCCGCAGAGCGGGAGACCAGCCACTCGACGTACTCGAGCAGCGTCTCGCCGTCCGAACCGATCTTCTCCTCGGCGTTGATCAGTCCGTGGGGCAGAACGGGGACGCCTTTGACGAACATCTTCTCGGCGTTGACGTAGCGGTCGTCGCCACTCTGGCCGAACACGGGGATGGGTTCGGTGGCGGGTTCGGTCCCGAGTTCGTCGGCCAGAACGTCCGTCCGGGTCGTCCCCTCAGCTTCAGCGGCCGCGGCGAGCAACGCCTGGGAGACGCCGTAGCGGATCGCCGTGTGTAAGCGATCGCCCTCGACGTCCAGCTCCTCGAGCAGTTCGGCGTTCTCGAGGAAGTCCGCTGCATCGCGCCCGACGAGTTCCTCGGCGACCGGCCCCTCGACGACGGGGGCGTACTCCTCGGCCTGGAACAGTGGATCGCGTCCGCCGGCGCCCGAATACTGGACCGCAGCACAGTCGCCACGGACCACGGTGCCGTCGGCGAGTTCGAGTTCGACGAGCAGGGCCTCCCCGGCCTGGCGGATCGAGTCGAAGCCGTCGGTGACGGGCTCGCCCACGTAGGCGAAGCCGTCCTGGCTCGCGCCCCCCTTGATCGCGCGCTGATCGTCGAAGTAAAAGCCCGAGAAGCCGGGCGTGGCGTGGACGCCCTCAATCCGCATTGCCAACACCTCCGGCGCCGCGGCCACGGCCGCTGGGTCGGCCGATCAGTTTCCCGTCGCTGATCGCGTCGACGTCGTCGGCGACCATTCGGAACGACTGTTCGCGTCCCTCGGTTTCGGCTCGCTGGGAGAGGCGAGCCTTGTGGATCTCCTTGATCTCGTCGTCCATCTCGAGGTCGGCCCACTCGAAGATGCGAACCCGACCGTCGTCGTCTCGAGCCGGGAGCACCGAGCCCTGTGCGCTGTCGCTGGGGGCGAAGGGGACGTCGAGCGCGCCCGACTCGAAGGCCTTGATGGTGCCCCACGCGACGTCGCCGTCGCCGTGGTCGAGAATCGTCTCCATCAGGCAGTGGGTCTCGCGTTCGATCAGCTCCTGTTCCTCGTCGACGCCGTCGATGTCGATGTTCTGCTCGATCGCCATATCGATGATCTGTCTCGTCGTTCGCAAGCCGGCGGCGTTCGCCTCCATCGTCGGCACGCCCTGGAACTCCTGGGGAGATTTGGTGATGACCTTGTCGGGGCGAGCGATCGCCGCCGTCATGCCGCCGAGGCTGATGACGCCGTTGGCGCGGGCCTCGTCCGGCGGGAAGCCGCCCATCCACTCGTGGAAG
This portion of the Natronobeatus ordinarius genome encodes:
- the mch gene encoding 2-methylfumaryl-CoA hydratase — its product is MTDWTDPDTFTQALEQAETKAKGNCFEDFEEGQVIDHDPGLTLTRHGNEAWMSQTLNHDPAYWRQDAAEARGFEEPPVHPDYLTAATLGITVEDLSEKGGYFLGRTDVRFPTDAVYTGTELHVESEVVNKASSSSRPNYGIVSWRTRGKDAETGEVLCSYERTNMIPRRKPLETDGGAVENADEEEDEGLPAEFINPDGGYFEDFVEALEEAAGRDAAVAYRHERGRSQDDVTVAYLPLSTLNTAKQHHNLDVMADSPSGDIVTYGDVTRSTALGHARSDEQTYREVGFDDETFHTFVTPGDTVYAFTRVLDAEDSVEETSTGSRTSSENDGDVAGTVRFEHIAFNQNDEPVYSGIRTAKICKRGN
- a CDS encoding methylaspartate ammonia-lyase translates to MRIEGVHATPGFSGFYFDDQRAIKGGASQDGFAYVGEPVTDGFDSIRQAGEALLVELELADGTVVRGDCAAVQYSGAGGRDPLFQAEEYAPVVEGPVAEELVGRDAADFLENAELLEELDVEGDRLHTAIRYGVSQALLAAAAEAEGTTRTDVLADELGTEPATEPIPVFGQSGDDRYVNAEKMFVKGVPVLPHGLINAEEKIGSDGETLLEYVEWLVSRSAELGPDGYEPRLHIDVYGMIGEIFSAPYDRPEVVDYFAALEDAAGPLPIQIEGPMDVGDREAQIEAMCELRDGLAEAGVGVDLVADEWCNTFADVQAFVDAGAADVVQVKTPDLGGIQRSARAVQYCDGTDTRAYLGGTCNETETSARACAHVALATNAAQVLAKPGMGFDEGYMIVENEMRRTVARRARERREIEDEVTADD